A single Phoenix dactylifera cultivar Barhee BC4 chromosome 1, palm_55x_up_171113_PBpolish2nd_filt_p, whole genome shotgun sequence DNA region contains:
- the LOC103701515 gene encoding probable xyloglucan endotransglucosylase/hydrolase protein 23 — MSRPSSIATSTGMMLVSLVLVSLVVVANGSNFYQDFDITWGDDRAKILDHGELLALSLDKVSGSGFQSKNEYLFGEISMQLKLVPGNSAGTVTAYYLSSQGPTHDEIDFEFLGNLSGEPYILHTNVFTQGKGNREQQFYLWFDPTVEFHAYSILWNPINIIFSVDGTPIRLFKNLESSGVAFPNSQAMKLYCSLWDADDWATRGGLVKTDWTQAPFITSFRNFSANACVWSSGTSSCSSSAASSNDSWMSQGLGTTGQERLTWVRNNYMIYDYCKDTKRFAQGLPTECSLA, encoded by the exons ATGTCGAGGCCCTCCTCCATCGCCACTAGTACCGGAATGATGCTTGTTTCCTTGGTGCTGGTATCCCTAGTGGTGGTTGCCAATGGCAGCAACTTCTACCAAGACTTCGACATCACATGGGGAGACGACCGTGCGAAGATACTCGATCATGGGGAGCTTCTCGCGCTTTCACTGGACAAAGTTTCAGGCTCTGGATTCCAGTCGAAGAATGAGTACCTCTTCGGGGAGATAAGCATGCAGCTCAAGCTCGTCCCAGGGAACTCTGCGGGCACTGTCACTGCCTACTAT CTATCATCGCAAGGTCCAACCCATGATGAGATCGACTTCGAGTTCCTGGGGAACCTCAGTGGGGAGCCTTACATCCTCCACACCAACGTGTTCACCCAGGGGAAGGGGAACAGGGAGCAGCAGTTCTATCTCTGGTTTGATCCTACAGTCGAATTCCACGCCTATTCCATCCTTTGGAATCCTATTAACATCAT CTTCTCTGTGGATGGCACTCCCATTAGATTGTTCAAGAACTTGGAGTCCTCTGGAGTCGCCTTCCCTAACAGCCAAGCCATGAAGCTCTACTGCAGCCTCTGGGACGCCGACGACTGGGCCACAAGAGGCGGGCTTGTCAAGACCGACTGGACGCAGGCACCCTTCATTACCTCCTTCAGAAATTTCAGCGCTAATGCCTGCGTGTGGTCTTCAGGCACTTCTTCTTGCTCTTCTAGCGCTGCTTCATCGAATGATTCGTGGATGAGCCAAGGGCTAGGCACCACAGGCCAAGAAAGGCTAACATGGGTGCGAAACAATTACATGATCTATGATTACTGCAAGGATACAAAGCGATTCGCACAAGGCCTCCCAACCGAATGCTCCCTCGCTTGA